A window of the Fusobacterium sp. IOR10 genome harbors these coding sequences:
- a CDS encoding xanthine phosphoribosyltransferase, with protein sequence MKLLKEMIIEKGSVKNSKLLKVDSFLNHQIDPNLMYEIGKEFKNVFEDKKVNKVLTIEASGIAIGIGTAYAFNVPMVFAKKNKPATMSENYNTIVHSFTKNKDYNITVSKEFINKGDKILIVDDFLAMGNAVIGLKKIVEEAGAEVVGVGIVIEKGFQNGGKLLRESGLHLKSLAIIDSLEDNKIHLR encoded by the coding sequence ATGAAATTGTTAAAAGAAATGATAATTGAAAAGGGAAGTGTAAAAAATTCAAAACTATTAAAGGTTGATAGTTTTTTAAATCATCAAATAGATCCTAATTTGATGTATGAAATAGGAAAAGAATTTAAAAATGTATTTGAGGATAAGAAAGTTAACAAAGTATTAACTATTGAAGCTTCAGGAATAGCTATAGGTATAGGAACAGCTTACGCTTTTAATGTTCCAATGGTATTTGCTAAAAAAAATAAACCTGCAACAATGTCTGAAAATTATAATACTATTGTTCATTCTTTTACAAAAAATAAAGATTATAATATCACTGTTTCTAAAGAATTTATAAATAAAGGTGATAAAATTTTAATAGTAGATGATTTTTTAGCTATGGGAAATGCAGTAATAGGTCTTAAAAAAATAGTTGAAGAAGCAGGTGCAGAAGTTGTAGGAGTTGGAATAGTTATTGAGAAGGGATTCCAAAATGGAGGAAAGCTTTTAAGAGAGTCAGGATTACACTTAAAATCACTAGCTATCATTGACAGTTTAGAGGATAATAAAATTCATTTAAGATAA